A single region of the Mycobacterium avium subsp. avium genome encodes:
- a CDS encoding ESX-1 secretion-associated protein, translating to MADSIHVVPAHLRQAAAHHQDTSEYLRTVPSSHAAIQESLDSLGPIFSELRDAGRELLELRRQCYEQQAADHADLADQLTVSAAMWEQHEQEAADKFGSIVDRGR from the coding sequence ATGGCAGATTCGATCCATGTAGTGCCCGCGCACCTGCGTCAGGCCGCTGCGCATCACCAAGACACCTCGGAGTACCTGCGCACCGTCCCGTCGTCGCACGCCGCGATCCAGGAGAGCCTGGATTCGCTCGGGCCGATTTTTAGTGAACTGCGCGACGCCGGCCGCGAACTTCTCGAGCTGCGGCGCCAGTGTTACGAGCAGCAAGCTGCTGACCACGCCGACCTGGCCGACCAACTGACGGTTTCGGCTGCGATGTGGGAGCAGCACGAGCAGGAGGCGGCAGACAAGTTCGGCAGCATCGTCGACCGCGGTCGATGA
- a CDS encoding DUF2694 family protein: MTDANPAFDTVHPSGHILVRSCRGGYMHSVALSEEAMETDAETLAQGILLTADVSCLKALLEIRDEIVAAGHTPSAEVPTPRDLDAAIEKLLAHKLRRRTHAK, translated from the coding sequence ATGACGGACGCGAATCCCGCTTTCGACACTGTTCACCCGAGCGGACACATCCTGGTCCGCTCGTGCCGCGGCGGCTACATGCACAGCGTCGCGCTGAGCGAAGAGGCGATGGAAACCGACGCCGAGACGCTGGCACAAGGCATTCTGCTGACCGCCGACGTGTCCTGTCTCAAGGCATTGCTGGAAATCCGCGACGAGATCGTCGCCGCCGGGCACACACCGTCGGCGGAAGTTCCGACCCCGCGTGACCTCGATGCGGCCATCGAAAAGTTGCTGGCGCACAAGTTGCGCCGCCGCACGCACGCCAAGTAG
- a CDS encoding DUF5631 domain-containing protein has product MAIFGRMTARQRLRRATRESLSIPAFSSPVDCTPWVTGGLWPAELSTVTPETATLAEYLKADLQRIADGANDELRKLKRAGMTDTARQAAEARVIEQARTRAVRRVESTIRYLHAVQSGARPPAPPPTLDAPGADLERTQVLPAVGDAEHTAGPPAQQTPEARPRPTRRRAAEDEPAQLEETRVLPAIRDDAAAADASVPETPASETPVPEAPAAEAPVPEAPAPEAPAAEVPEPLGEPTTRGRHHAPVPEPVAERVEPDIAAPAEAADLEQTQVIPVVRRDEPVPEPPVVAPPEPAEEPADSGRHHAPADGDEPATEGRPAVADTDTAQPRVEKPAATTAFDNNRLNRLLEFVVRQEPRLNWAIGDRADGTTILVTDLAHGWIPSGIALPAGVRLLEPERRSGDVVALIGETVRRVTYTPGDTLRRSADFAATQSSSQPRELPPIDDLATAISRAIRGRADLPKIVPRLADAAAAGAVIVDQEVDVLRVHLDTARYQLLVQYPNVNPALLLKCLLMAATEGIASGDPVSANYHLAWYRTLAAPASGG; this is encoded by the coding sequence GTGGCGATCTTCGGTCGGATGACGGCGCGTCAGCGCCTCCGGAGAGCTACCCGGGAATCACTGTCGATTCCGGCCTTCAGCTCTCCCGTCGACTGCACCCCGTGGGTGACAGGCGGGCTGTGGCCTGCCGAATTGTCCACGGTCACGCCCGAAACCGCCACGCTCGCAGAGTATCTCAAGGCCGACCTGCAGCGAATTGCCGACGGCGCCAACGATGAATTGCGCAAGCTCAAGCGCGCGGGTATGACCGACACCGCCCGGCAGGCTGCCGAGGCGCGAGTCATCGAGCAGGCCCGCACGCGTGCGGTGCGACGGGTCGAATCGACGATCCGCTACCTGCATGCGGTGCAAAGCGGCGCCCGGCCGCCGGCTCCGCCGCCGACCCTCGATGCTCCCGGCGCGGACTTGGAAAGGACGCAGGTGCTGCCCGCGGTCGGCGACGCCGAGCACACCGCCGGCCCGCCAGCGCAGCAGACGCCCGAAGCGCGCCCGCGACCGACCCGGCGGCGGGCGGCCGAGGACGAGCCGGCGCAACTCGAGGAGACCCGGGTGCTTCCGGCCATTCGCGACGACGCGGCGGCCGCGGACGCTTCGGTCCCGGAGACGCCGGCCTCGGAAACACCTGTCCCGGAGGCGCCGGCCGCCGAAGCACCTGTCCCGGAGGCGCCGGCCCCGGAAGCGCCGGCCGCCGAAGTCCCGGAGCCGCTCGGCGAACCCACCACCCGCGGTCGTCACCACGCGCCGGTGCCCGAACCGGTCGCCGAGCGCGTCGAACCGGACATCGCCGCACCCGCCGAGGCGGCCGACCTGGAGCAGACCCAGGTCATCCCGGTCGTCAGGCGAGACGAGCCGGTCCCCGAGCCGCCGGTCGTTGCCCCACCGGAGCCGGCCGAGGAGCCCGCGGACAGCGGCCGGCACCACGCGCCGGCGGACGGCGACGAGCCGGCGACCGAAGGCCGGCCCGCCGTCGCCGACACCGATACCGCCCAGCCCCGCGTCGAAAAGCCCGCGGCCACAACGGCATTCGACAACAACCGCTTGAACCGGCTGCTGGAATTCGTGGTCCGGCAAGAGCCGCGGCTGAATTGGGCGATCGGCGATCGCGCCGACGGGACGACGATCCTGGTGACCGATCTCGCCCACGGATGGATACCGTCGGGCATCGCCCTGCCGGCGGGCGTGCGGTTGCTGGAACCCGAGCGGCGCAGCGGCGACGTGGTCGCGCTGATCGGCGAGACGGTACGCCGCGTCACCTACACACCCGGTGATACGCTGCGCCGCTCGGCGGACTTCGCCGCCACGCAATCGTCGTCGCAGCCGCGTGAACTGCCCCCCATCGACGACTTGGCGACAGCGATCAGCCGGGCCATCCGCGGGCGCGCCGACCTGCCCAAGATCGTGCCGCGGCTGGCCGACGCGGCGGCCGCGGGCGCGGTCATCGTCGACCAGGAGGTCGACGTCTTGCGGGTGCACCTGGACACGGCCCGCTATCAGCTGCTGGTGCAGTATCCGAACGTCAACCCGGCGCTGCTGCTCAAGTGCCTGTTGATGGCCGCCACCGAAGGCATCGCCAGCGGCGACCCGGTGTCCGCGAACTACCACCTGGCCTGGTACCGCACTCTGGCCGCGCCGGCCTCCGGTGGTTGA
- a CDS encoding DUF2710 family protein, protein MSDSGSRANLSDKDLVESVLRELSEAADKWEALVAQAEAVTYSVDLGDIYAVANSDGRLLKLTLHPGVMTGYGHGELADRLNLAITALREEAEAENRASYGGPLH, encoded by the coding sequence GTGTCGGATTCGGGCAGTCGCGCGAATCTCAGCGACAAGGATCTCGTCGAATCGGTTCTTCGCGAACTGAGCGAGGCGGCCGACAAGTGGGAAGCCCTGGTGGCGCAGGCCGAGGCCGTCACCTACAGCGTCGACCTGGGCGACATCTACGCCGTGGCCAATTCCGACGGCCGGCTGCTGAAGCTGACCCTGCATCCCGGGGTGATGACCGGGTACGGCCACGGCGAGTTGGCCGACCGGCTCAACCTCGCGATCACCGCGCTGCGCGAGGAGGCGGAGGCCGAGAACCGGGCGAGTTACGGCGGTCCCCTGCACTGA